From the genome of Lotus japonicus ecotype B-129 chromosome 6, LjGifu_v1.2, one region includes:
- the LOC130722543 gene encoding LRR receptor-like serine/threonine-protein kinase GHR1, giving the protein MKLFRLLVLSLSFLSVVGQLPSQDILTLLEFKKCIKHDPTGYVLNSWNEESIDFDGCPSSWNGVLCNGGNVAGVVLDNMGLSADADLSVFSNLTKLVKLSMSNNFMSGKLPDNAADFKSLEFLDISNNLFSSPLPPEIGNFGSLQNLSLAGNNFSGRIPNSISDMASIKSLDLSRNSLSGALPASLTKLNNLVSLNLSHNGFTGKIPKGFDKISTLEKLDLHGNMLDGPLDVGFMFLSSVSYVDFSDNMLSNSDSRKQEFLPRISESIKHLNLSHNQLTGSLVGGAEQSIFQNLKVLDLSYNQMNGELPGFDFVYDLQVLKLSNNKFSGFIPNGLLKGDSLVLTELDLSANNLSGPLGMITSTTLGVLNLSSNGFTGELPPLTGSCAVLDLSNNKFEGNLSRMLKWGNIEFLDLSGNHLTGAIPEVTPQFLRLNYLNLSHNSISSSLPRVLAQYPKLSVLDISSNQLDGLLLADLLAMQTLQELHLENNMISGGINLSSSSGQSHLQILDLSHNQLNSYFPDEFGSLTDLRVLNIAGNNFSGSLPTSISDMSFLDSLDISENHFTGSLPNNMPKGLKNFNASQNDLSGVVPEILRNFSSSSFFPGNTKLRFPNGPPGSTISPAESSKRKSMTTVVKVIIIVSCVVALIILILLAVFIHYIRMSRSPPEYDTSKDIRARPQPVISGPIRASDRGGALVVSAEDLVSSRKGSPSAEISPDEKTAAVTGFSPSKHSHISWSPESGDSYTADSLARLDTRSPDRLIGELHFLDDTISLTPKELSRAPAEVLGRSSHGTSYKATLDNGILLRVKWLREGVAKQRKEFVKEIKKFANIRHPNVVGLRGYYWGPTQHEKLILSDYISPGSLASFLYDRPGRKGPLTWAQRLKLAVDVARGLNYLHFDRAVPHGNLKATNVLLDTPDMNARVSDYCLHRLMTQAGTMEQILDAGVLGYRAPELAASKKPMPSFKSDVYAFGVILLELLTGRCAGDVVSGEDGGVDLTDWIRLRVSEGRGSECFDAILMPEMSNSVVEKGMKEVLGIAIRCIRSVSERPGIKTIYEDLSSI; this is encoded by the exons ATGAAGCTCTTTAGGCTTTTAGTGTTATCTTTATCTTTCTTATCAGTTGTGGGGCAGCTTCCTTCCCAGGACATTCTAACATTGCTGGAATTTAAGAAATGTATCAAGCATGACCCTACTGGTTATGTCCTCAATTCCTGGAATGAGGAATCCATTGACTTTGATGGATGCCCCTCTTCATGGAATGGAGTTTTGTGTAATGGTGGTAATGTTGCTGGGGTTGTCCTTGATAACATGGGTCTCTCCGCTGATGCTGACTTAAGTGTTTTTTCAAACCTCACAAAGCTTGTGAAACTCTCCATGTCGAACAATTTCATGTCAGGAAAACTACCTGACAATGCTGCTGATTTCAAAAGCCTTGAATTCCTGGATATCTCCAATAACCTCTTTTCCTCACCTTTACCACCGGAAATTGGTAACTTTGGTAGCTTGCAGAATCTGTCATTAGCCGGGAACAACTTCTCTGGCCGAATTCCTAACTCCATTTCAGACATGGCTTCTATCAAATCTCTCGACTTGAGCCGCAACTCCTTGTCTGGAGCCCTGCCAGCATCATTGACTAAGCTGAATAATCTTGTATCTCTTAACTTGTCTCATAATGGCTTCACTGGAAAAATTCCCAAAGGTTTTGACAAGATCTCTACCCTTGAAAAGCTTGACTTGCATGGGAATATGCTTGATGGTCCTTTAGATGTTGGATTTATGTTTTTATCAAGTGTCAGCTATGTTGATTTCAGTGATAACATGCTATCAAATTCTGATTCCCGGAAGCAGGAGTTTCTACCACGAATATCGGAAAGTATTAAGCATCTGAATTTAAGCCACAACCAGCTTACTGGGTCATTGGTTGGTGGAGCTGAGCAATCCATTTTCCAAAACTTGAAGGTTTTGGACCTCAGCTACAATCAGATGAATGGAGAGTTGCCTGGGTTTGATTTTGTTTATGATCTCCAGGTCTTAAAGCTTAGCAACAACAAGTTTTCAGGATTTATTCCCAATGGCCTGCTAAAAGGAGACTCTCTGGTTTTAACTGAACTGGATTTGAGTGCCAACAATCTCTCAG GGCCTTTAGGTATGATTACATCTACAACACTTGGTGTTCTTAATCTCTCGTCAAATGGGTTCACTGGTGAGCTGCCGCCTCTGACTGGAAGCTGTGCTGTACTTGATCTGTCAAATAACAAATTTGAAGGAAATCTATCCAGGATGTTGAAATGGGGGAATATAGAATTTCTTGATCTCAGCGGGAATCATTTGACAGGGGCCATCCCTGAGGTAACTCCTCAATTTCTGAGGTTAAATTATTTGAATCTATCCCATAATTCTATTAGCAGCTCCCTCCCAAGAGTCTTAGCACAGTATCCAAAGCTTAGCGTGCTTGATATCAGTTCCAACCAGTTAGATGGTCTACTTCTAGCTGATCTGCTCGCAATGCAGACATTGCAAGAGCTCCATCTTGAAAATAACATGATCTCTGGTGGCATCAACTTATCATCTTCTTCTGGCCAATCACATCTTCAAATTCTCGATCTTTCCCACAATCAGCTTAACAGTTATTTCCCTGATGAGTTTGGGTCATTGACTGACCTGAGAGTGCTCAATATTGCTGGAAATAATTTCTCCGGTTCTCTTCCAACAAGCATTTCTGACATGAGTTTTCTTGATTCTCTCGATATATCAGAGAATCATTTTACTGGTTCTCTACCAAATAACATGCCAAAGGGACTCAAGAACTTCAATGCTTCACAAAATGATCTGTCTGGAGTTGTCCCAGAAATTCTTAGAAACTTTTCTagttcttctttctttcctgGGAATACTAAGCTACGTTTTCCAAATGGTCCTCCTGGATCAACTATTTCACCTGCTGAaagttccaagagaaagtctATGACCACTGTCGTCAAAGTAATAATTATAGTATCATGTGTGGTTGCTCTCATCATATTAATCTTGCTGGCTGTCTTCATACACTACATACGCATGTCAAGATCTCCACCAGAATATGATACAAGTAAGGATATCCGTGCGCGTCCCCAACCGGTTATCTCTGGCCCAATTCGCGCTTCGGACCGGGGAGGTGCTTTGGTTGTATCAGCTGAGGACCTTGTCAGTTCACGTAAAGGGTCACCGTCAGCGGAAATCAGCCCCGATGAAAAAACAGCAGCTGTAACCGGGTTCTCACCATCAAAACACAGCCACATTTCATGGTCACCAGAATCTGGTGATTCCTATACTGCTGATAGTCTTGCAAGGTTAGATACAAGATCACCAGATAGGTTGATTGGGGAGCTACATTTTCTGGATGATACGATATCATTGACGCCCAAGGAGCTCTCAAGGGCCCCAGCTGAAGTTTTGGGCAGAAGTAGTCATGGTACTTCTTACAAAGCAACTCTGGACAATGGTATATTGTTGAGAGTGAAGTGGTTGAGAGAAGGGGTGGCTAAACAGAGGAAAGAATTTGTTAAAGAGATCAAAAAATTTgcgaacatcaggcatccaaaTGTCGTCGGATTGAGAGGATACTATTGGGGTCCTACACAGCATGAGAAGCTTATTCTTTCAGATTACATTTCACCAGGAAGTCTTGCAAGTTTTCTTTATG atcGACCAGGGAGGAAAGGCCCCCTAACCTGGGCCCAAAGGCTCAAATTAGCAGTTGATGTAGCACGTGGCCTGAACTATCTCCATTTCGATCGTGCTGTTCCCCATGGGAACCTTAAAGCCACCAATGTGTTGTTAGATACACCCGATATGAATGCACGTGTCTCTGATTACTGCCTTCACCGGCTCATGACTCAAGCTGGTACCATGGAGCAGATTCTTGATGCTGGGGTCTTGGGTTACCGCGCACCAGAGCTAGCTGCTTCCAAGAAGCCAATGCCCTCCTTCAAGTCTGATGTGTATGCTTTTGGGGTGATACTTTTGGAACTTCTAACTGGAAGATGTGCTGGTGATGTGGTATCCGGTGAAGACGGAGGTGTGGATCTTACAGATTGGATAAGGTTGCGCGTATCTGAAGGTCGAGGCTCAGAATGTTTTGATGCTATCTTGATGCCAGAAATGAGCAATTCAGTTGTAGAAAAGGGGATGAAGGAGGTCCTAGGAATAGCGATTCGATGCATTCGATCAGTTTCAGAAAGACCTGGCATCAAGACTATATATGAAGATCTTTCTTCTATATAG